One region of Coraliomargarita parva genomic DNA includes:
- the ispG gene encoding (E)-4-hydroxy-3-methylbut-2-enyl-diphosphate synthase, which translates to MSSPVLAQLDYCASRFIAKRRSTREVMVGNIGIGGHHPIRVQSMTTTNTQDVDATVKQTLALAEAGCEIVRITAPNKKAAEALGEISKKLRAAKCEVPLVADIHFLPSAAMEAAKHVEKVRINPGNYADKKKFAVQEYSDSAYEEELERLHEAFSPIVLRCKELGRAMRIGTNHGSLSDRIMNRYGDSPLGMVESALEFIRIAESHDYQDICLSLKASNPKVMIEAYRLAVARMKQEGMDYPLHLGVTEAGDGEDARVKSAIGIGTLLNDGLGDTIRVSLTEDPIYEVPVARDLAHKAMTLWNAQADSQLGEPLKDSIDPFDFRRRETRTIELGPDCSIGGESLPAVIVKTAHPVGETAAIIQDVCIVQTKFKDSKIEGLQVEIQTAVDLEPFRGLHEALHSVVKAFVLELGVGIDLSELEAYEWPDGLAGIILLQSVSREDSFYAQSLLQFCRGKGFNLALDCSAEALREEIGPRLQAMGSANLILSTAGCSKRPQADTRQSNDHSIAACGGSAHPLGQYRALAEATRDTIADAPIWIRNTTGNTLAPKNYYADRLLEASVISGGLLCDGIGDLISVETEPMLDKATALAYNILQGAKARISKTEFVACPSCGRTLFDLQSVTQKIRARTDHLKGVTIAIMGCIVNGPGEMADADFGYVGGAPGKINLYVGKECVKYNVASAEALDRLIDLIKEHGKWVEPS; encoded by the coding sequence ATGAGTTCTCCCGTGCTTGCCCAACTCGACTACTGCGCCTCCCGCTTTATTGCCAAGCGGCGTTCAACCCGGGAGGTAATGGTCGGCAACATCGGCATCGGCGGGCACCACCCGATCCGCGTGCAGTCGATGACCACGACGAACACCCAGGACGTGGACGCCACCGTAAAGCAGACACTGGCGCTGGCCGAAGCGGGTTGCGAAATCGTCCGGATCACCGCACCGAACAAGAAGGCCGCCGAGGCACTCGGCGAGATTTCAAAGAAGCTACGTGCGGCCAAGTGCGAGGTCCCGCTGGTTGCGGACATCCATTTCCTGCCCTCTGCGGCCATGGAAGCGGCCAAGCATGTCGAAAAGGTCCGTATCAATCCGGGCAACTATGCCGACAAGAAAAAGTTCGCCGTGCAGGAATACAGCGACAGCGCCTACGAGGAGGAACTCGAGCGCCTGCACGAAGCCTTTTCGCCGATCGTGCTGCGCTGCAAGGAGCTCGGACGCGCCATGCGCATCGGGACCAATCATGGCTCCCTCTCCGACCGGATCATGAACCGCTACGGGGACAGCCCGCTCGGCATGGTCGAGAGCGCACTGGAGTTCATCCGTATCGCGGAAAGCCATGACTATCAGGATATCTGCCTCTCACTCAAAGCCAGCAACCCGAAGGTCATGATCGAAGCCTACCGTCTCGCCGTGGCCCGGATGAAGCAGGAGGGCATGGACTACCCGCTCCACCTCGGCGTGACCGAGGCCGGTGATGGCGAAGATGCCCGGGTGAAGAGCGCGATTGGCATCGGCACCTTGCTCAACGACGGCCTGGGCGACACCATCCGCGTGTCTTTGACTGAAGATCCGATCTACGAGGTCCCCGTCGCCCGTGACCTGGCGCATAAGGCGATGACACTCTGGAATGCACAGGCGGACTCCCAGTTGGGTGAACCGCTGAAGGACAGTATCGATCCCTTTGATTTTCGACGCAGGGAAACCCGCACGATCGAGCTGGGGCCCGACTGCAGCATCGGCGGCGAATCCTTGCCGGCGGTCATCGTTAAAACCGCGCACCCAGTCGGCGAAACAGCTGCCATCATCCAAGATGTCTGCATTGTTCAAACCAAGTTCAAGGACAGTAAAATCGAAGGCCTGCAAGTCGAGATCCAGACAGCCGTAGATCTGGAACCTTTCAGGGGCCTGCACGAAGCCCTCCATAGTGTGGTAAAAGCCTTTGTGCTGGAACTCGGGGTAGGCATCGACCTCTCGGAGCTCGAAGCCTACGAGTGGCCCGATGGACTCGCAGGCATCATACTCCTTCAGTCGGTCAGCCGGGAGGACAGTTTCTACGCCCAAAGCCTGCTGCAGTTCTGCAGGGGCAAGGGGTTTAATCTTGCACTCGACTGCTCGGCTGAAGCGCTTCGCGAGGAAATCGGCCCGCGTCTCCAGGCCATGGGGAGCGCCAATTTAATTCTTTCGACCGCGGGATGTTCAAAGCGTCCGCAAGCGGACACGCGACAGAGCAACGATCATAGTATCGCCGCTTGCGGCGGCTCCGCTCACCCGCTCGGCCAATACCGCGCTCTCGCAGAAGCGACCCGGGATACGATAGCCGACGCCCCGATCTGGATTCGTAACACCACAGGCAACACTCTTGCGCCCAAAAACTATTACGCGGATCGATTATTGGAAGCCAGTGTCATCAGCGGTGGGCTTCTCTGCGACGGCATAGGCGACCTCATCAGTGTGGAAACCGAACCCATGCTCGATAAGGCCACGGCCTTGGCTTACAACATCCTCCAGGGCGCCAAGGCACGCATATCCAAGACCGAATTCGTGGCCTGCCCGAGTTGCGGGCGCACACTCTTTGACCTGCAGAGCGTCACACAGAAAATCCGTGCCCGTACCGATCACCTGAAGGGCGTGACCATCGCCATCATGGGCTGTATTGTCAACGGCCCCGGTGAAATGGCCGACGCCGATTTCGGCTATGTGGGCGGCGCCCCCGGCAAGATCAATCTCTACGTCGGCAAGGAGTGCGTGAAATACAACGTCGCCTCCGCCGAAGCCCTGGACCGCCTGATCGACCTGATCAAGGAGCATGGCAAGTGGGTGGAGCCTAGTTGA
- the dxr gene encoding 1-deoxy-D-xylulose-5-phosphate reductoisomerase, translated as MSDPGPRKIVLLGATGSIGGSTLRVLRAHPDKLQLVGVAANGNDRALAEICREFKVPHAALSDEAAYRRAQTDGQFPAGTQIHGGPDALSAIATLEEAEIVLVAVVGACGLKPALAAIESGKDIALANKELLVLGGAFVIEAAQRKGVRLLPTDSEHNAIFQCIEGYPGRQLDKLILTASGGQFRDAPVEALASVTPKDATQHPNWSMGPKITVDSATMANKGLELIEAFWLFGLEPERLEVVIHPQSIVHSFVQFIDGSILAQLSPPSMTFAIQHCLLYPERAKGVDATLDFTQAMQLDFKAPDFSRYPCLELAYDALRTGGSAMAVFNAANEIAVGRFLAKEVAYLDIPKIIGHCLNTMSKTQPTDIAALLQIDQEARSLALNY; from the coding sequence ATGTCGGACCCGGGGCCAAGGAAGATCGTCCTGCTAGGAGCCACCGGTTCCATTGGCGGCAGCACACTACGTGTACTGCGGGCCCATCCGGACAAGCTGCAGCTCGTCGGAGTGGCCGCCAATGGAAATGACCGGGCTCTGGCGGAGATCTGCCGGGAGTTCAAGGTGCCGCACGCGGCCTTGTCGGACGAAGCGGCCTATCGCCGGGCCCAAACCGACGGCCAGTTTCCCGCCGGAACACAGATCCACGGCGGCCCGGATGCGCTCAGCGCTATTGCCACCCTGGAGGAGGCCGAGATTGTGCTGGTTGCGGTGGTGGGTGCCTGCGGCTTGAAACCGGCCCTTGCCGCCATCGAGTCCGGCAAGGACATCGCGCTGGCCAACAAGGAACTGCTCGTCCTCGGCGGTGCATTTGTGATCGAAGCCGCCCAACGCAAGGGTGTACGCCTCCTGCCCACCGACAGCGAGCACAATGCGATCTTTCAATGCATCGAGGGCTACCCCGGACGTCAGCTGGACAAGCTGATCCTGACCGCGTCAGGCGGCCAGTTCAGGGATGCACCGGTCGAAGCCCTGGCCTCGGTCACACCGAAGGATGCCACCCAGCATCCGAACTGGAGCATGGGCCCGAAAATCACCGTCGACTCGGCCACGATGGCGAACAAAGGACTTGAGCTGATCGAAGCCTTCTGGCTTTTCGGGCTGGAACCTGAGCGCCTCGAAGTGGTCATTCATCCACAAAGCATCGTCCATTCCTTCGTCCAATTCATCGACGGCTCGATCCTCGCCCAGCTCAGCCCGCCTTCCATGACTTTCGCCATTCAGCACTGCCTGCTTTACCCCGAGCGCGCCAAAGGAGTCGATGCGACGCTGGATTTCACCCAGGCCATGCAACTGGACTTCAAGGCACCCGACTTTTCCCGCTATCCCTGCCTCGAACTGGCCTACGACGCCCTCCGCACCGGCGGCAGTGCGATGGCCGTCTTCAATGCCGCCAATGAAATCGCGGTCGGACGCTTCCTCGCCAAAGAGGTCGCCTACCTTGATATTCCGAAGATCATCGGGCATTGTTTGAATACAATGTCAAAGACCCAACCAACCGACATCGCAGCCTTGCTTCAAATTGACCAGGAGGCACGCTCCCTCGCGCTCAACTACTGA
- a CDS encoding isoprenyl transferase: MSETLETLPSTDRKVPQHVAIIMDGNGRWARKQGLPRIEGHRRGAESVKRALNAARDFGVRYLTLYAFSVENWNRPKEEVDGLMKLLERFLVDQHKELMKRKIRLRVVGRYRELPVRIQELLQRAEADTSDFKDQTLALALNYGSRTEVVDAMQAIARAAQAGTLDPEKLDYETLRSYLYTKDMPDPDLVIRTSGEYRLSNFLMLQAAYAEIYTTSVFWPEFTEAHFKAALDDYAARERRYGKTAEQLQNA, translated from the coding sequence ATGTCTGAGACCTTGGAAACCCTGCCTTCAACTGACCGCAAAGTGCCTCAGCACGTTGCGATCATCATGGACGGCAACGGCCGCTGGGCCCGCAAGCAGGGCCTGCCCCGAATTGAGGGGCACCGCCGGGGCGCGGAATCGGTCAAGCGTGCCCTCAACGCCGCCCGGGACTTCGGGGTTCGTTACCTGACACTCTACGCCTTCAGCGTGGAAAACTGGAACCGCCCCAAGGAGGAGGTCGACGGGCTGATGAAACTGCTGGAGCGCTTTCTCGTGGACCAGCACAAGGAACTGATGAAGCGGAAGATCCGCCTACGCGTGGTGGGCCGCTATCGGGAATTGCCCGTGCGGATTCAGGAATTGCTTCAGCGTGCCGAGGCCGACACGAGCGATTTCAAAGACCAGACTCTGGCACTGGCGCTCAATTACGGCTCCCGTACCGAAGTGGTTGACGCCATGCAGGCCATCGCCCGTGCGGCACAGGCGGGAACCCTGGATCCGGAGAAGCTGGACTACGAAACATTGCGCAGCTACCTGTACACCAAGGACATGCCCGACCCGGACCTCGTCATCCGCACCTCCGGCGAGTATCGTTTAAGCAATTTCCTCATGCTTCAGGCGGCATACGCCGAAATCTACACAACCTCCGTATTCTGGCCCGAATTCACCGAGGCGCACTTCAAAGCGGCGCTGGACGACTATGCGGCGCGGGAACGACGTTACGGCAAAACCGCAGAACAGTTGCAAAACGCCTGA
- a CDS encoding phosphatidate cytidylyltransferase produces the protein MQQRFISFTILWTTLVVSLLIFGVHAGVFLVAAIACMTQLELYQLFEKIGLSPMKPLGLACGVVIVLGSYYLGGLDSGNDLFLLSFLVLTITIIRMDVQAGRLRSFMPTLFGLIYVPYLLHFLIKIVKTAEYNDYGANTGIFLTVWVVAVAKCTDVGGLLVGMKFGKTPLSIISPKKTYEGAVGGVVSAVLVGLVFLGLFNNFAPEGFSWWLAALIAVPISIASIASDLVESAFKRQAEVKDSGSIIPGIGGIFDLSDSLILTAPLAYLLFKYSIF, from the coding sequence ATGCAGCAACGCTTCATCAGTTTTACAATTCTCTGGACGACGCTCGTCGTCTCGCTGCTGATCTTCGGCGTACATGCCGGAGTCTTCCTCGTCGCAGCCATCGCCTGCATGACACAACTGGAGCTCTACCAGTTGTTTGAAAAGATCGGCCTGTCCCCGATGAAGCCACTCGGCCTCGCCTGTGGGGTGGTCATCGTCCTGGGTTCCTATTACCTGGGCGGCCTCGACTCCGGAAACGATCTTTTTCTACTGAGTTTCCTCGTACTGACCATCACGATCATCCGTATGGATGTTCAAGCAGGCCGGCTTCGCAGCTTCATGCCGACCCTGTTCGGGCTGATCTACGTCCCCTACCTGTTGCATTTCCTGATCAAAATCGTCAAGACCGCCGAATACAATGACTATGGGGCCAACACGGGAATCTTCCTCACGGTCTGGGTCGTCGCAGTCGCCAAGTGCACCGATGTCGGCGGTCTGCTGGTCGGCATGAAATTCGGAAAGACCCCGCTTTCCATCATCAGTCCGAAAAAGACCTACGAAGGTGCGGTCGGCGGCGTGGTCAGCGCGGTGCTGGTCGGCCTCGTTTTTCTCGGCCTCTTCAACAACTTCGCTCCGGAAGGTTTCAGTTGGTGGCTTGCCGCCTTGATCGCCGTGCCGATCTCGATCGCCTCGATCGCCTCAGACTTGGTGGAATCCGCCTTCAAGCGTCAGGCCGAGGTCAAGGACTCCGGCAGCATTATCCCGGGAATCGGGGGCATTTTCGACCTCTCGGACAGCCTGATCCTGACGGCACCCCTGGCTTACCTGCTGTTCAAATACTCGATTTTCTAA
- the rseP gene encoding RIP metalloprotease RseP yields the protein MAYLLNFWYIAIALFCLGFCIFIHELGHFIAAKKRGLIADRFSIGFGPRLFGWHRNGTDFRISLLPLGGYVSLPQLADMGRLEGGEGDEADKLPPISYADKMIVAVMGAVFNLILAFGLSLILWWVGQDIIKSTEVDFVAPEIVNSEGAIVPGPAFEAGLKEGDIILKVDNEGVGDWMQFNNAVMTGTGRDEEGRAFADVTVLRDEQTMTFRVYPALVTSEDIRYIGVDPGTDLVVSQVQQNMPAAEAGLLPGDKLLALDDQAIASSAFLSVYLSNHEGGPIDLKVLRNGEEVVLPIVPKIAPGETQPRFGFAYFYEAKTERVHRNPIEQIGIMANTMRLTLVALVHKSSDVKVRNMSGPVGIVHGLTSMARYGWIDVVWFLALINVNLAIFNLLPIPVLDGGHMLFATISKLIGRPLPRKLMENLQVAFVVLLLSFVAYVSFYDVKRVGVDAGIIDDAPQVKQNAKDKEANPAIENTEPAPTAVDAE from the coding sequence ATGGCTTACCTGCTCAATTTCTGGTACATCGCTATCGCCCTCTTCTGCCTCGGCTTCTGTATTTTCATCCATGAACTCGGCCACTTTATCGCGGCCAAGAAGCGCGGCCTGATCGCAGACCGTTTTTCCATCGGCTTCGGCCCACGCCTCTTCGGCTGGCACCGTAACGGTACCGATTTCCGGATCTCGCTGCTGCCACTGGGCGGCTATGTCTCTCTCCCTCAACTGGCGGACATGGGCCGCTTGGAAGGCGGCGAAGGCGACGAGGCCGACAAGCTGCCCCCGATCTCCTATGCCGACAAGATGATCGTCGCCGTCATGGGCGCGGTGTTTAATTTGATTCTGGCATTCGGCCTGTCCCTGATCCTCTGGTGGGTCGGACAGGACATTATCAAGTCCACCGAAGTCGATTTTGTTGCGCCGGAAATCGTAAATTCCGAGGGTGCGATCGTCCCCGGTCCCGCTTTTGAAGCCGGCCTGAAAGAAGGCGACATCATCCTGAAGGTCGATAACGAAGGTGTAGGTGACTGGATGCAGTTCAACAATGCCGTCATGACCGGCACCGGTCGCGACGAGGAAGGTCGCGCCTTCGCCGATGTGACCGTGTTGCGGGATGAGCAGACAATGACATTCAGAGTTTATCCGGCCTTGGTGACCTCCGAAGATATCCGGTATATTGGAGTGGATCCCGGCACAGATCTCGTAGTCAGCCAAGTGCAGCAAAATATGCCTGCCGCCGAAGCCGGTCTGTTACCAGGTGACAAGCTCTTGGCATTGGATGATCAAGCAATCGCCTCCTCGGCCTTTTTGAGCGTCTACCTTAGTAACCATGAAGGTGGCCCCATCGATCTGAAAGTGCTTCGAAACGGCGAAGAAGTGGTACTGCCGATCGTGCCCAAAATAGCGCCAGGTGAGACCCAACCTCGATTTGGCTTTGCCTACTTTTATGAGGCAAAGACTGAACGAGTGCATCGCAATCCGATCGAACAAATCGGCATTATGGCCAACACCATGCGCCTGACCCTCGTTGCCTTGGTGCACAAGAGTTCCGATGTTAAAGTTCGTAACATGAGTGGCCCGGTCGGCATCGTACACGGACTGACCTCGATGGCCCGTTATGGCTGGATCGATGTGGTTTGGTTTCTGGCCCTGATCAATGTGAACCTGGCCATATTCAACCTGCTGCCCATCCCGGTCCTCGACGGCGGCCACATGCTCTTCGCCACAATTTCCAAGCTAATTGGACGCCCCCTGCCCCGCAAGCTGATGGAAAACCTGCAAGTCGCCTTTGTCGTGCTCCTGTTGAGCTTCGTCGCCTACGTAAGTTTCTACGATGTGAAGCGCGTCGGCGTCGACGCCGGTATCATTGACGACGCCCCTCAGGTAAAGCAGAACGCAAAGGACAAAGAAGCCAACCCGGCCATCGAAAATACTGAGCCGGCACCCACTGCCGTCGATGCGGAGTAG